From the Salarias fasciatus chromosome 5, fSalaFa1.1, whole genome shotgun sequence genome, the window ttagggtaagggtcagggttaggggctagacatgaatgggagtcaatggaaggtccccacaaggatagaaatacgagactgtgcgtgtgtgtgtgtgtgtgtgtgtgtgtgtgtgtgtgtgtgtgtgtgtgtgtgtgtgtgtgtgtgtgtgtgtgtgtgtgtgtgtggtctgttgCCAAGCTGGTGTGTATCAGAATTAGATTGTCTTATTAAGtcgaaaaggaaaaaaaaaaaaaaagcactgcagTGACTCAGCCGTCTCTGAAGCCGAAGTGGAGTAAAATCTGGTTCTGGTTTTGAGCAAACTGATGAGGAACTCTGAGAGTGAAAATGAAGAGCCGTGCCAGGGAGGCCTGtcaaagaaaatattcagatCTGTTTTTTCAGGCCTGACAGACTCTGGCTCGGAGCCTCATTCCTGTTGTGGAATTATATATGGTCTTTATCACATGGGCCAGATGCTTCCCTCCTCACATCAAAGGATAATGCTGCTCTGTTCTTTAAGTTGTGTCATGATCTTATAGGCTGATACTAACCTGGTTCTATTCAGCCATGTCCAATCAGATTTATAACTGCAGGACTGACAGATGCTATTATGTTCTTGGAAAAGAGCAATTCTGCCGATTGTActttggagtttgcatattctccctgtgcatgtgtacgTTTTCTCGAGTTCCTTCAACGGGCCAAAAACATCCACTTGAGGCTAAATACCTCGTTTCTCTGCGGTTGCCTTGTGATCGACTGGCCACCTGCCCACAGTCTACCTGAGCGCTCCGAAACCCTCAGCTGGATAACGCAGTCTGGAATCTGCCTCTCTGCGGACAGTTCAGAAAACCCAGCGCACACACATCTTAAAAGTTTAGGAGTTTGTTCCACCACTCTTTTTGCTCAGCTGGTGAAATGGAAAGTTCTGGATGTGCTGAAGTTGAATTTGCACCAAGCGTAAATATTGTAATGAGAAAATTACCTACTTTAACAACTCTAATAGGATTTCAGAGCAAAAAGTCAagtagaaatgtgaaaagatcCTACTTGCAACAGATTTTAGGCCCATCAGAATTTCAGTTCAGAATCCATCAAAGTTTCTCTTCTTTTATGGTCCACTCTTGCAGTTTCCTCTGTTGCGGCTCTCCCTCCAGATCACTGCTAACAATAGAGTCTTTATCCTCAAACTTTCCTCCCTCCCGAACCGATTTCCTGTATCAGTAACTCCTCTTAAATTTAATCAAACAAatcactcctcctccagactctctCTCCAGCTTCCCACCGCACTTCTAACCTCTGCCGTCCATTCATACATAACAGACTTCCATGGTTAAGTAACTCCTGTATTCAGATAATATGACATTTTCCTTCATCAACTCTTCACAGTGATTGAAATAttccaacatttttttctctcttaattTACACATACGTGAATAGTTTATTTTcgtctttttaattaaaatctgttatttttattttctggcaCACCACTCTGTCCACAGAAGACAGAGCAACTCAAAAAGTCGCATATTAAAAATGAAGCCTGCTATTTAATTCACGCTTCCTCCTACTTTACAGTCTTCGTTGTCTCTccttgttttgacttttttatgtttcacatttgaaataaagcattcagtcattttccactgagaaaagaaacatcatgagcagcagatctgtgacGAACGACCCACAGTGCATATAAGCCCTTCAATAAGGCCAATGCAGCGGTGTATTAGTCTGCAGACTCACAGAGTCAGAATGGAGGTCAGAGTCATGACGGCATGGGAAAAGAGGCACAAATCCAGACAATCAGCACAAGCTGAACAGTTCCCGGTGGTACTAAATGACTCGCTCACTTGTTTGGCATGTGTGAATTACTCAGTTGGATGGAGACTCTGTATGGAACAATGGCAACCTTTAGTCTACAGAAGCTTTTAGGCCTCATTCAAACAGATACTCTGCAGCAGCGCCTCGGTAGGTTCTCCTGTTGTTGACTCTGACACCACAACAAACCAGGCCAGCTGGCTTATGATTTCTGACACAGTGAGCAGGACAAGGGGACAGAGACGCTGTGTGGCTAACACCAAGGTGATCATCAGTTTGGATGATCTATACTTTGGAATTATCCAGAAATAGCTGAACACAATACATGCAGTAGTAAATTAAGGGTAAGTGTAAGAGAAAGTTTTACAAGAACCAAATAGTGATGGCTCAACCACCGGGGTCAGAGCTTCTccaaagctgcagctgctgcagggtgTTCCCATCAAAATCGGTCCAGCAGACCTGGCAACCGGAGCACTGATACACATGGGTATGGAAAGCTGGTCTGTGTGGCCCCGTCCAATAAATAAGTTCCTGTCACTCCAGTTGCTGCAGAGGTTACAGATGTTTCTGACAGAAGAGTGTCAGAAACACAGTTTATCATATCATGGCTGCAGACTGACACTTTACACATTTGCTCCACAAGCTGAGAACAGTTGAACTGATAAGAGTCACTACTTTAACCTAATAGAGTTCAAATCAATGATAAGGGGGAACATGTTGAGTGATTACTGCATGCTGCTAAACATGCTGCCATCCAGCAGAAGGCTGCAGCGTCACTCGCTTCACAGACTAGCAAAGATCAAATGAAGCCATGACGGAACGGATCTTCCCTCATCTGCTCCTGAAAACTCCTGGTTAACACATACTAACCGGAATTCCTCACAGCTTCGTACTTTCAGCAGACACACTCCCATGTTCCTCTCGAAACAGAAACAGCCCGAAGGCACATACCAACAATCGCTACAGGAAGTTTAAAAAGTTACAATGACGGAATCGGACTTCACATACACAATGCATCGGAGTGAGTTCATGTGAGTCGGCAAACTCCCGCAGAGCCGGAGGCTCCGAAACGAGGGGTTTTTACAACGTGCACTCGctgtggaggaaacaaaggtcaaaagttttcttttcattcatatttgcAGGACGATGAAGGCTGGCACGGGACTCCTCTCTGCACTGGCCCTGTTCCTCCTGATGGGGGTGGTCTTCACTCAGAGAGCTCGGCCAAAGAAGCCCACCAAGCGCCCAGCTACAACCCGCAGGCCCCCTGTCTCCCAGCCTGAGCCCGTGGAGCCTACAGACTTCCCTCCACCCATCCTGGGGCCGCCTTCCATCTTCCCCGACTGCCCCAGGGAGTGCTTTTGCTCCCCGAGCTACCCCAACTCCCTCAACTGTGAGAACCGCAACATCCGCAACATCCCTGTCATCCCATTCAGAACTCACTACCTGTACCTGCAGAACAACTACATCTCTGAGGTGACGGCAGAGCCTTTCCTCAACGCCACCGAGGTCCGCTGGGTCAATCTGGCAAACAACCGCATCCACCGGATAGACAAGCAGGTCGGGCAGTTTCCTCTGAATACGGTCTTTTGAAATGATGATTGTAAAAGTTTATTGTTATTCCATTTGTTCTGCAGGTATTTAATAAGGTCCCAGCGCTGCTGTATCTCTAcgtgcagcaaaatcagctgaaggAAGTTCCTTCAGGTCTCCCAACGAGTCTTGAACAGATTCGCCTCGGTAGGAATCGCATTTCTAAGATCCCTTCTGGAGCCTTCAGTAACATGGGAAACCTGACGCTGCTGGACCTGTACTACAACCAGGTGAGTCTGACTGACACCGCTGCCGCCCTGTCCAGCTGTGCCGCATGGAGATTTAACTAATATGACTGAGTAATTGTGTCTTTTTCTATCAGATAAGCGACAGTGACCTGGGAAAGAACACATTCAAGGACCTGAAGAGCCTCATGCAGCTCAACTTGGCCCACAACAACCTGAAGAAGATGCCTGCCGGCGTGCCGGGCAGCGTCATACAGCTATTCCTGGATAAGAACCGCATAGATGACATTCCAAAGTAAGTATACAGTGCTAACATTAGTGTATGCATACGCACACCATGTACATAATGGAATTGATTGGAGGTGGAAATTCTGAAACGCTCATCTTTCATGTTCCTGGACAGAAATTACTTTGAAGGCCTCGTTCACCTGGCATTCGTGAGGCTGAACTACAACCAGCTGAATGATAAGGGAGTTCCCAAAGGTGTGTTTAATGTGTCCACGCTGCTGGACCTGCAACTGTCCCACAACCAGCTCACCACGGTTCCTGTCATCAACGGTCATCTGGAGCACCTGCACCTCAACCACAACAGCATCGAGAGTAAGAGGCCATCCCCCACCTCCCCGGTCACTGCTGTTGACCTTATCTCTCAAACCCAACTCCAGTATTAAACATTTCATCTTGAGCCTGCAGAGATTTactttcttgctttttttttaaaacaaatgttcGGTTTGTTATTGTCCACACAGCATGGACCCAAATGCACCCAACAGCCTCATGGGTTTTAATGCCTTTAATATCTTTTCTGCTAATTCCCCAATTTAATTTGCATATTTGCTCACTCCAAACTTTTAGAGAGCTTTCAGTAGCTTCAAACTTTTGTAGAGTCTTTGCTAACTAACTCTCATCAACTACTGACTGTCCGAACTTTAACAAGGACTGAtttattaaagcgatacttcaacattttggcaaattggcccatctagggcaattcggtagtcatttagaactgcctacttactttttttgtgagggcgagctgttgtttattcagcggtggttctgaggagagcttcacggcggacataatggaagtggatggtacagttgcttccctcgtcaaactcatcaaatacacaatccaacaaccccaaaacactttggtggacacgttataatccgcacattcactacgctgtgaaacaccaacaaataatattgtagggttacgacattgaagcaaatactgggaactactttttcttttgaaatcactacgcccagacgccatgtttagtaagtagttccgtcttagcaatctttgcaaaaaacgctcaatctcgtaattttgcattaatatttcacagcgtagtgaatgtgcggattataacgtgtccaccaaagtgttttggggttgttagattgtgtatttgatgagtttgacgagggaagcaactgtaccatccacttccattatgtccgccgtgaagctctcctcagacacaccgctgaataaacaacagctcgccctcacaaaaaaagtaagtaggctgttctaaatgactaccgaattgccccagatgggccaatttgccaaaatgttgaagtatcgctttaaagccctgcaaaaaaaagtttgctgCATGGGAACAAATAATATACATACCAAAAAATAACACTGTAAGTGGCATTATGCTCAAACAACTATTCAAATGACAGTTTTATATGCATTAGGCTGTTAACACAGGAATTATCTGATAGAAGCTCTGTGAAAAAAGCATCAAAACTTgaggtaaaacacacaaactgtgtTATAGTAAAGTCAGCAAAGAAAAGTTGTGGCGGGCCAGCTGAGGAATTGTTTCTCTCCAGAATAGCTGCAGTATTTCTGCTGAAGGCCGAGTCGGTTTGCTTTCCAATGATAAGAACGGAGACAATAACAAACAGCACAAGTGTATTCAGAGATGAAGCCATTAGCAGTAGTTTGGGAGAAATGCCTAATATTTCACATTCTTGCAAGTAACAAAGCTAAATATGTAGTGTGTGTTATTATCAGTTATTAGTTCACTGGTGGAACTGTTTGAACAATTTGCTGTCATTCGTTCACCTGAAGAACAAAGTCATTTTATTGCTTGTAGGTCCAGACTGAAGCTGCACAAGTTATTTATGAAGTGGTTTAAAATGTAGATGGAAGTTTATTTTCTGCTGTGGTGCATACCTCAAGGCATTTTTTCAACTGAATTGTCTTTCATTCAAGTACTTTAAAAACCAGTTTATAAATCCTTCTTAGATTAATCGTAATAATTATAATCAAAACAAAAGTTGTAGAAATACTTCATGATTTTTATGATTGTCTTTTTTCTGCTAGGTATTAATGGCACCCAGATCTGTCCATTCAACCTGCAGGCTGACATGAGCGACCAGAATCTGCTGCCAAGACTAAGGTTTGTCCCATCCCATTATGCAAACTGGTAAAGCAATATTCTTTGACTGCAAGTGAACAGGAACTAAATGATTCCAATATCGGGAACTTCAGAGCTTTTGAAAGTTATTAATAACACGCTGAAGACCTGTTCTGTTGCCTCAGGTATCTGCGCTTGGATGGAAATCACCTGAGTCCTCCCATCCCTCTGGATGTCATCATGTGCTTCAGACACCTTCACTCCATTGTCATTTAGGAGAATCCTTCCTGGACGCCCCAGGGCCTGCATGCACGTACAAACCACAAAAGCACACGTAgacacagaaaagcaaaaactCCGCCACAGTGTAAAAAGTACATTGAAGACAACAAATGTTCAGTGATGCAGGCTTGATGCAGCTGAGGAAGCTACATAACCAGAAGAGGTATGCGGTAAAAGCTGATGAAAGGTTTCACTGTTTCTGGATTCAATCACACGTTGAACTGCAAACCTGCTGCAAGCGGATCTGCCAACATGcagagttgatttttttttttttttttataggtgTTACAGTTTATCAGCCATTAATTGTTTACAATATTacaatgcaatgaaaaaaagaagaaaaaaaaaagaacgagcAAAGcttgaaaatacagaaacattgACGGACAAGCTGCAAACACTGAGGGTTATGTCGACTCTCACAGACGATCAGAGTGGACCGTCCAccggtgaaaacacacacaactccaGTGGAAGTCAAAGAAATCACtttaacacatagctaccatgTAGTTATGACTGTCCTGAATGTGCCTGTGATTTTCAAGGTACTCCGtgtaaaaaatgtcattttatccTTGTTATTCGTCTTTATATTTCCCTTGTGAATAAAGAAGCATTGTACAAATattggaaaataaaacatgttctttaattatttgattttaattgtttgggttttcttccttttttttcaatcaagagtgatttttgtcctttttttaattttacatcaGCACACTTTTAAATAAACTCCCACAGTACAGTTACCATCAACTCAGATGGCAGATATTATGGTCCTTTGGTGCAGAAATAAGAGTGCACAAGTACTATTGAAGCCATCTCTGATGATTACAATACTACATTTTTCCAAGGCAAGGCTCACATCAAAATACACTAACATTTTGATAAATGTGGTGGAAGCAGTGGGACACAGCATCTGAGGTTCTgtcttgtatttttatttaagtACATTCAAGAGTTATTTACATCCCTTTCTGTGACTTTTAAATTTTAATCGACAGTTATCacagacattaaaaagaaaaaaaaaatacagattagGAATTAAAACTGCTTCTCTTTACTGGATGATAATTTTACATGCTGCACAGCGGTGGTGAGTCGACTTGCTGAAAATATTTGTAATTAAACTCCATGCCATGTAATTACCTCCATCACTAAGCAAAGTGATGGAGGTAAGtagaaaaaaattcacaaatggAATAAAGACTGAAAGCTGCatgtaagaaagaaagaaagaaagaaagaaagaaagaaaggataACTTGCACAAGTTAAGAGGTGAAACCCTgttcaaaatgttcaaaatgttcaTAATTATCTGTGACCAAAGGATGAAATGTTGACCACAGTGTGAACACACTCAGAGGACTTTCACTTGGAATTTCATCAGACCTGACAGAGTTATGTGGCGGCCTCTAGTGGTAAATAaacctacaaaataaaagtcctggGGCATTCCTGAGCTTTAGAGAACTGGCAAcaagttttctgtttatttttcaatctCTGCAGACAATACAAAGATCTTTCTTATTCAATCTGGAAATTTTGCACTTCCCTAAATTGCTTACCGTTGCTAGGCCTTCAACTAATTCATCAGCACCGGTTAGTCCTGTTTCAATTGGACTTCCCTTCTTCCAATTTGTTCCTCTGCACCTGAATTCACAGCGGCAGCAGAAAGGCCATCCAGGCAGGCAGGTGAGCAGGTCTGGTTGGTTTTTCCAATCAGGACTTGTCTGACAGGAGCTACGTCAGAGCCACGGAGAGTCGTGCTTCTGCAGGGAAACGAAAGCAGCACCGACCTGCAGATGAACCAAAATGGATTTAACTTGTTGCATTAAGGAGAAGAAATACATACAGCCCAAAGTGTGGATGTACACACACTTTGAATTGATCAACATGCAGTAATCTGTGAAACTGTCTGATAAGAAAAGAGTTTCTTATTCAGTTTCAACAGTCTAACAGCAGAATAATAATAGTATAAAGCATTATTTTTGTGCATACACTTAGTTTTTCAGTTATGTATCTtcaagaaacataaaaaaaactggatCTGCATCTCCTTCTTTTTGACTTCACActgaagtttatttatttatttaaatctgAATGGCAGTGTTCAATATGCATGTATGAGTGAGTTCCGGGTAAGTCCAGAGGATGATGAAACTGGAAGCGTGTGAATCGCTCATGACGTAGGAGGGATTTCTCTACAACATAccacagaggaggaaatatTATTCTTCCTTTCCCTTTTCTTCCATTCAGGTCTTGAGACATCAGCTGACAATTCCTTTAATTtcagacacttcctcctcctgtaattgttttttcccacacacacgtgcacgcacaggtttatgcaggtgtgtgtgtgtttgtgtgagcggTTCAATACCTGGTGAAATCCCCCTGACTCTACTATAAGAGGAGGCAGCATGGAGGCACTGACACAGCCTCTCCAGGACGCTTCCTctgagcgacacacacacatccacacacacatacaggtgagtgtggagctgcagcacggtgGCAGGTGATGGGTCTGGGACCGGGTTCGCTCTTGTTTGTTGGATGTATTTGGCATAATGTTGCATTACCTGTGGAAAAAATAACTATTTCTATTAATAATAATGGGTAATTGTTATACAGTTAACTATAATTAACAGATGTAGTTTATCAATGATATCAATTCATTTTATTCCTATAATGACAACaaaacttcttcttcttgaaacatttattaaaattagGAGAAATGAGTTGattggtttatttttaacatcagaCGGACATTGTAAAAGTTCTCATCAGCTGCACTGCTTGGCCTGCAGATCACCGATGGcgatgacgatgatgaagatgctgctcagctgctcgctctgcctgctgctgctgctcggctgtCTGAGTGAACCTGCTCACAGCAGGACGCTGCAGCTGGACAGCTGCTCTGTCACCGTCCACCTTTACGAGCTGCGCAGATACCACTCGGACATACGGTCAGCCGTGGTGAGTTcaatttgcacacacacacacacacacacacacacacacacacacacactggagctcCTATCAgtgcaacaaaaacagagaagtgGATGATTTTCATACAAATCCTGAGAACACCATTCATGGGTTAGTTATAAGCAGAACTGTTACATAAACTACATTCAAATGTAACACACTGGGATTAAACAACAGCAAGATAAACTTCAGTAAATCATAATGGAACATTGTACCATCGAAAATGAGTCCTCGGTGTGACACGAAGCTTCAGATTTAGGGAGATGTAGCGTGATTCAAGCTTCAGAAAGCAGCATGCAGAATGCAGACACATAACGTCACAGTGAACACACCAGAACAGCTTCTGACTCAGGCACTGTCAGAAAGTGACTGACTGAGtgcgttttgtgtttttacatggCAGCTTTCTGAAGACAGCAACATTGGAGTGAAGATTCTGGACAAAGCTTTGATAACAGATGTTCAGGTAAGAGAGGATTTGTGTTGTAAGTCAATGTGACTTATTATTCCATCATCGCAGACGTCTGcattacattttgttttaataattgATTTCCCCGATCAATCTGAAGTCTGAATTGTGCACATCTGTAACAGGAGGGCCAGATGTGCtgcttcatgcagctgctgatgcGTTTCTACGTTGAGAGAGTGTTCGGCAGCTTCGGCTCCTCTTGGCCGCAGTACCAGCGCTTCTCCAGCGCTCTGGCCAACGCCTTCGTCACCATCAGGAAGGACATCCGCTCATGCGTAAGTGTGTTTCTCTCAGTGATTGTTTTTGCAGCGGTTGAGTCAGTTTGATGGGCTTTGTTGTTGACCGTGCTCTGCTCTGTGCAGCACTGCCTCTGTGAGGAAGACACCCAGAAGAAAATCGACTCTGTGAATGCTGAGTTCATcaaggtgaaaacacacaaggcCTGTTCAAACGCTTTCAGATTCTCACAATGGACGGCAGGGGGCGCTGTAGAGCAATCATTCAATTagaagggaaaagaaaacaattgcAGAGATCAAACTATTCAGACCTTCTTTTCGTTTAGGATTTTTGGATTAGATAATGATATGACCGATGAACTGACTTTTGAGGCGTGAGACGGGATGATTTTCTACATTTAATTTTaccatgaaaataaaacaacagccaGTAAATATTGAGACAGTTTTATCTGACCTTAACCCTGTCATTTTCCTCTTCTTGATCTGATCCTGGAGCAGCTTGAGGTGAGCCAGGCGGCGCTGAAGGCCATGGGAGAGCTGGACACTGTGCTGGACTGGCTGGACGCTCTCAAAGACAAAAACTGATCTCTGCCCACAAACCACACCTGAAAACATGCTACCTTGAAGGTGCACTACTGTACCGCTGCGCATTTCTTCGTTTGTACTTGAATTAACTTAATGTGCTTTGTATCCACCAATGTGGAGTTTTTGTATGTAATATTTATAATTACAGAGAGATATTTTATATGTAAAAGACAACAGGCTGTTCGAGGGATTTTGCCACtataaaattattttaaagacaaaataaagaggggggttttactttttattttttgaaatgctgtatgttgatgataaataaaaactattCTCATAATGAATATGCTGCGACGTATGGGC encodes:
- the prelp gene encoding prolargin, which gives rise to MKAGTGLLSALALFLLMGVVFTQRARPKKPTKRPATTRRPPVSQPEPVEPTDFPPPILGPPSIFPDCPRECFCSPSYPNSLNCENRNIRNIPVIPFRTHYLYLQNNYISEVTAEPFLNATEVRWVNLANNRIHRIDKQVFNKVPALLYLYVQQNQLKEVPSGLPTSLEQIRLGRNRISKIPSGAFSNMGNLTLLDLYYNQISDSDLGKNTFKDLKSLMQLNLAHNNLKKMPAGVPGSVIQLFLDKNRIDDIPKNYFEGLVHLAFVRLNYNQLNDKGVPKGVFNVSTLLDLQLSHNQLTTVPVINGHLEHLHLNHNSIESINGTQICPFNLQADMSDQNLLPRLRYLRLDGNHLSPPIPLDVIMCFRHLHSIVI
- the il19l gene encoding interleukin 19 like — encoded protein: MKMLLSCSLCLLLLLGCLSEPAHSRTLQLDSCSVTVHLYELRRYHSDIRSAVLSEDSNIGVKILDKALITDVQEGQMCCFMQLLMRFYVERVFGSFGSSWPQYQRFSSALANAFVTIRKDIRSCHCLCEEDTQKKIDSVNAEFIKLEVSQAALKAMGELDTVLDWLDALKDKN